Within the Saccharopolyspora gloriosae genome, the region GAGGTCCAGTATTTGCAGGCCGACGCCGAGCATGGCGGTGTTGGGCAGCCGTACCCGGCTGAGTTCCTCGTCGAGGCCGTGCAGGATGCCGAGCGCGACGAGCTGCTCGACCAGTTCGTCGTCGAGCTGGCGGCCGGCGCGCTGGCTCAGTTCGTGCCGGGTGAGGTCTTCGCTCTGGTCGCTGGTCCACGGCGCGAGCAGGGCGCGTTGCAGCGCGAGATCCTCGGGGTGGCGTCGTCGGGAATCCGCTCCAGGTGGCGTTCGATGGCGGAGAGGGTGAACCCGAGCGCTTGCAATTCCCGGATGAGGTCGAGCCGCGCGAGGTGATCACCGCCGTAGAGGCCGAGTCGGCCGCGCAGCCGGGGCGGGGGAAGCAGGCCTCGGGACGCGTAGAAGCGAACGGTGCGCACGGTGACGCCGGCGCGGGCGGCCAATTCGTCGATGGTGAGCTCTTCGTCCGCGGTTCGGAGCATGGTCGGGAATCTTACTCCTTGACCGCTGTGACACCAACGATGTAACACTAATTGCGTCGCGACACGGTGTCGTGCGTGGCGTGC harbors:
- a CDS encoding MerR family transcriptional regulator, with the translated sequence MLRTADEELTIDELAARAGVTVRTVRFYASRGLLPPPRLRGRLGLYGGDHLARLDLIRELQALGFTLSAIERHLERIPDDATPRISRCNAPCSRRGPATRAKTSPGTN